In Gemmatimonadota bacterium, a single window of DNA contains:
- a CDS encoding zf-HC2 domain-containing protein — protein MPNETSTLDCRSAMQQLWDYVDCELTTQRMEAVRRHLANCSHCLPHAQFAERFISALHETKDDCGCPGEVRAKVMAKLREAGLKLS, from the coding sequence ATGCCTAACGAAACCTCGACGCTCGACTGCCGTTCGGCCATGCAGCAACTCTGGGACTACGTGGATTGCGAGCTCACCACGCAGCGCATGGAGGCGGTGCGGCGCCATCTGGCGAATTGCTCCCATTGCCTCCCCCACGCCCAGTTCGCCGAACGCTTCATCAGCGCGCTGCACGAGACCAAGGACGACTGCGGCTGTCCGGGCGAGGTACGAGCCAAGGTCATGGCCAAGCTGCGCGAGGCGGGGCTGAAGTTGAGCTGA
- a CDS encoding heavy-metal-associated domain-containing protein, which translates to MERVTLKVDGMSCGHCVKALEKALAAVDGATAEHVQIGEATVAYDPARTNVGALIDAAADAGYGAQQVT; encoded by the coding sequence ATGGAACGGGTCACGCTCAAGGTCGACGGCATGTCGTGCGGACACTGCGTCAAGGCTCTGGAGAAGGCGTTGGCCGCGGTGGATGGTGCGACCGCCGAGCACGTCCAGATCGGAGAGGCGACGGTCGCCTATGACCCGGCCCGGACGAACGTGGGGGCGCTCATCGATGCCGCGGCGGACGCCGGATATGGCGCGCAGCAGGTGACGTGA
- a CDS encoding cupredoxin domain-containing protein, with amino-acid sequence MSPAEWGVVVGGVALIALINWYFFFSSPEATAIVGADSGIAEIPIVVRGGYSPGTVRVPRGARVRLVFDRQEESSGSEEVVFPDFGIRRFLPAHARTVVELVPGAAGTFSFTCGLGMRRGTLVVDEPS; translated from the coding sequence GTGAGCCCGGCGGAGTGGGGGGTGGTCGTGGGCGGCGTCGCCCTGATCGCTCTCATCAACTGGTACTTCTTCTTCTCGTCGCCCGAGGCGACCGCGATCGTCGGGGCCGATTCGGGCATTGCCGAGATCCCGATCGTGGTGCGCGGCGGCTACTCGCCCGGCACGGTGCGGGTGCCGCGCGGGGCGCGGGTGCGCCTCGTCTTCGATCGGCAGGAGGAGTCGAGCGGCTCGGAAGAGGTGGTCTTTCCCGACTTCGGGATTCGCCGCTTTCTCCCAGCCCACGCCCGGACCGTCGTCGAACTGGTTCCTGGCGCCGCCGGCACGTTCTCCTTTACCTGCGGACTCGGCATGCGGCGCGGGACGCTCGTGGTGGACGAACCGTCGTGA
- a CDS encoding copper-translocating P-type ATPase, producing the protein MTCAACQGRVQRTLGKTPGVVEANVNLMTNSATVSFDPGVVDASAIVARIRDTGYGADLPVPGRTAAEEQEAQDAARRQEFAELRHKAIGAGVAGVIAMIVSMPLMAANAHLGMGGSGDPFMQWSMRVLDPALQRLMPWAYAVPAAGLSHALLLLTAVIMGWAGRHFYTRAWQAFTHRSADMNTLIAIGTGAAFLFSATATLAPAFFTSRGVAPDVYYEAVIIIIALILVGNALEARAKGETSSALRKLIDLQPGTARVVRDGQTVEVPLEAVRRGDEIAVRPGERIPVDGLVATGESAVDESMLTGESMPVAKRAGDRVIGGSVNRTGAFQYTATTLGADSVLSQIVTLMRDAQGSRAPIQRQADRISGIFVPIVLSLAVATFVVWFVVSDSAPFVRAFAAAVAVLIIACPCAMGLAVPTAVMVATGRGAQLGVLIKGGEALERASRVNTVVFDKTGTITEGRPAVTDLLHRGDAVTETAMLRLVASLEQSSEHPLGEAIAAAATARGSTLVRAEAFDSVTGMGVVGVVDGHALAVGNAALMADHAIDVTPLQAQVERWSSSGKTPVYVAVDGALTGALAIADRIKPTSAAAVAALRRMGIEVAMLTGDTQRTAEAIAREAGIALVVADVRPEGKVEEIRRLQRAGRIVAMVGDGINDAPSLAQADVGIAIGTGTDIAIEASDITLMRGDPTSVVDALALARASLRIMRQNLFWAFVYNSVGIPVAAGALFPFVRLLLSPILASAAMAMSSVSVVSNSLRLRSWRPPHVTRTHA; encoded by the coding sequence ATGACGTGTGCGGCCTGTCAGGGGCGCGTACAACGCACGCTCGGGAAGACGCCAGGAGTGGTCGAGGCCAACGTCAACCTGATGACCAACAGCGCCACCGTCTCCTTCGACCCTGGCGTCGTCGACGCATCGGCCATCGTCGCGCGCATTCGCGACACTGGCTACGGCGCCGACCTGCCGGTCCCCGGGCGCACCGCCGCCGAGGAACAGGAGGCGCAGGACGCGGCCCGCCGACAGGAGTTCGCCGAACTCCGGCACAAGGCGATCGGCGCCGGAGTGGCCGGGGTCATCGCGATGATCGTCTCCATGCCACTGATGGCGGCCAATGCGCACCTCGGCATGGGGGGGAGCGGCGATCCGTTCATGCAGTGGTCGATGCGGGTCCTCGATCCGGCGCTGCAGCGACTCATGCCGTGGGCGTACGCCGTCCCCGCGGCGGGGCTGAGCCACGCGCTCTTGCTGCTGACGGCCGTCATCATGGGCTGGGCGGGGCGGCACTTCTACACGAGAGCGTGGCAGGCCTTCACGCATCGCTCTGCCGATATGAACACGCTGATCGCGATCGGCACCGGCGCGGCCTTCCTCTTCTCGGCGACCGCGACGCTGGCCCCCGCCTTCTTCACGAGTCGCGGCGTGGCCCCCGACGTGTATTACGAGGCGGTGATCATCATCATCGCGCTCATCCTCGTGGGCAACGCGCTCGAGGCGCGCGCCAAGGGCGAGACGTCATCGGCGCTGCGCAAGCTCATCGACCTCCAACCCGGGACGGCGCGCGTGGTGCGCGACGGTCAGACGGTCGAGGTCCCGCTCGAGGCCGTGCGCCGCGGCGACGAGATCGCCGTGCGTCCCGGGGAGCGCATCCCCGTGGACGGCCTGGTCGCGACCGGCGAGAGCGCCGTCGATGAGTCGATGCTGACGGGTGAATCGATGCCGGTGGCCAAGCGGGCCGGCGACCGGGTCATCGGCGGCTCGGTCAACCGCACCGGGGCCTTCCAGTACACCGCCACCACGTTAGGCGCCGACTCGGTGCTGTCGCAGATCGTCACGCTCATGCGCGATGCGCAGGGGTCACGCGCGCCGATCCAGCGCCAGGCGGACCGCATCAGCGGGATCTTCGTCCCGATCGTCCTGTCGCTGGCCGTGGCGACCTTCGTCGTCTGGTTCGTCGTCAGCGACTCGGCGCCGTTCGTGCGCGCCTTTGCCGCGGCGGTGGCGGTCCTGATCATCGCCTGCCCGTGCGCGATGGGGCTCGCGGTCCCTACCGCCGTCATGGTGGCGACGGGGCGAGGGGCCCAACTCGGCGTCCTGATCAAGGGCGGGGAGGCGCTGGAGCGCGCGTCGCGCGTGAACACCGTGGTCTTCGACAAGACTGGGACCATCACCGAGGGGCGCCCGGCGGTGACCGACCTGCTGCACCGGGGGGACGCGGTGACCGAGACGGCGATGTTGCGCCTGGTGGCGTCGCTCGAGCAGTCGTCCGAGCACCCGTTAGGCGAGGCGATCGCGGCGGCGGCCACGGCGCGCGGCAGCACGCTCGTGCGGGCCGAGGCCTTCGACTCGGTGACGGGGATGGGAGTCGTCGGCGTGGTCGACGGCCACGCGCTGGCGGTGGGCAACGCGGCGCTGATGGCCGACCATGCCATCGACGTAACGCCGCTGCAAGCGCAGGTGGAGCGCTGGTCGTCGTCGGGGAAGACGCCGGTGTACGTGGCGGTCGATGGCGCGCTCACCGGCGCGCTGGCGATCGCCGATCGCATCAAGCCGACGTCGGCGGCGGCGGTGGCGGCGCTGCGCCGGATGGGGATCGAGGTGGCGATGCTGACCGGCGACACGCAGCGCACCGCCGAGGCGATCGCCCGCGAGGCGGGGATCGCCCTGGTGGTGGCCGACGTGCGTCCCGAGGGCAAGGTGGAGGAGATCCGCCGGCTGCAACGTGCCGGGCGGATCGTGGCGATGGTTGGCGACGGGATCAACGACGCGCCCTCGCTGGCACAGGCCGACGTGGGGATCGCGATCGGCACCGGGACCGACATCGCCATCGAAGCAAGCGACATCACGCTGATGCGCGGCGATCCCACCTCGGTGGTCGATGCCTTGGCTCTCGCCCGGGCGAGCCTTCGCATCATGCGACAGAACCTGTTCTGGGCCTTTGTCTACAACAGCGTCGGGATTCCGGTGGCAGCGGGGGCGTTGTTCCCGTTCGTTCGCCTGCTGCTCAGTCCGATCCTCGCGAGCGCCGCGATGGCGATGAGTTCGGTGTCGGTGGTGAGCAACTCGCTGCGCCTGCGGAGTTGGCGCCCCCCTCACGTGACGAGGACACATGCCTGA
- a CDS encoding metal-sensitive transcriptional regulator — MTDGAPHHAAEDDIGGGGAKRCGCGCGVGDATEGSADGDVEGRKAVAVDPAIKARNLKRLRRIEGQVRGLQRMVEEDRYCADILTQISSVHEALRATGRELMRNHLRHCVAAAVKTGPEAAEDVYDELIELMYRHAR, encoded by the coding sequence ATGACCGACGGCGCGCCGCATCACGCCGCCGAGGACGACATCGGCGGCGGCGGGGCAAAGCGCTGCGGGTGCGGCTGCGGGGTGGGTGATGCGACCGAAGGATCAGCCGACGGTGACGTGGAGGGGCGCAAGGCGGTGGCGGTCGATCCCGCCATCAAGGCGCGCAACCTCAAGCGCCTGCGTCGCATCGAGGGGCAGGTGCGCGGCCTGCAGCGCATGGTGGAAGAGGACCGCTACTGTGCCGACATCCTCACGCAGATCTCGTCGGTGCATGAAGCGCTGCGGGCGACCGGGCGCGAACTCATGCGCAACCACCTGCGTCACTGCGTGGCAGCAGCCGTGAAGACGGGGCCCGAGGCGGCCGAGGACGTCTACGACGAGCTGATCGAGCTGATGTACCGGCATGCGCGATGA